Below is a genomic region from Paludicola sp. MB14-C6.
TAAACTATTGGTTTCTTGCATATGGACTATTGTAACTTTTATAGTATGTGCGGTTTCTGTATTTTTGTTAATACCGGATTATAGTTGGATATCAACATTTTTTGGTGAATTCTCAACCCTACGTTCCCAGTTTGAAACCATACTTCATATTAACTTTTGGTTTTTTGCTATCGAAATCGTTTTTGCTGCACTAATTGCTATCCTTTCAAGTACTTTAATGATTTATGCTTCTTTATGTTTAGGCCATTTAGCAAAAAGTAATCGTATTTTAGTATCATTTGGTGCATTTTTTGTACTATCCACTATCTCTCAAGCAATATCAACTATAGTTTTATCAATACTAGGATACAGCTTTTTTGAAGCCAGTAGCACACTAGAAGCAGGAACAATATCCACCCTGCTTCTAACACAAATCGGTATTGGTTTGGTTCTTTCTGTTGCTTACTTTATTGTATCAAATATTATTCTATCCAAGCACTTAAATCTTGAATAACTTTATCAACTATAGTATAACAAATAAACGATTCTATCACCAGGAGGTCAATTCTTGAAATATGTAAAACAAATTCCTAAAACAGATTTTACATTATCCAATGCATTGCAAATAGTTGGATGGAAACGAATAAAAGAACCTAAAAATGTATTGATTGCAACACTTATCTCCATTCCTATTTTGCTTGTTAATGCGTTTCTCACAGGAGGATTGTTTTATATTCTTTTTCCACAAGTAAAAGAACTATTTCGAATTACCTCTTTCTCTTTTACAATATCCATACTTGACATTGTAGTTTACTGTACTGCCAGTGTTGTTGTGCTTACTGTTCATGAATTTTTTCACGCAATATGGATACCCCATTTCATTCAATCGGATAAAACCGTTTGGGGTATAACGCTTCTGGGCGGATTTGTAGCTACAACTGAAAAATTATCGAAAGCAAGATTTATTGTAATATCGTTGTTCCCATTTTTCGCTTTATCTATCTTACTACCCGTTATATTAAGTTTGTTTAATCTATATCATCCGCTCTTTCTGTTTATTTGTATTTTGAATGCAATGGGATCTTGTGTAGACATATTAAACCTCATTCTCATTGCTTTTCAAGTACCTCGTAAAGCTGCTATTATCAATAATGGATTTGAGACATACTATAAATAATTATCGTATTGGAGGGCACTATGAATACTGTTGTTGTATATCAGTCAAAAACTGGATTCACTAAAACATATGCCGAATGGATAGCAAAAGAGCTCAATTGCGATTTAAAGGAAAATGTAAACTTAACGGTAAAAGATATTATAAATTATGACACCATTATCTATGGTGGTGGACTTTATGCAGTTAGTGTATGTGGAATTGGTTTAATTAAGAAAAACTTTGAAACTTTAAAAGAAAAGAATTTAATTGTGTGGGCAACAGGCTGTAGTCCTGGGCACAAGGAAGAAATGCAACAATTATGGGCACATAATTTTACCCAAGAACAACTTTCTCATATCAAAACATTTTATTTACGAGGCGGATTTAACTATCAATCACTTTCAAAAGAATATAAAATTTTGATGGGTATGTTAAAAATGAAATTAAAAGCAACCAAAAACCGCACTCAAGATGAAAACGATTTATTAAAAGCCTATGAAGAACCTCAAGATTATCGCACAATCAGTAATATTTATCCTCTAATTGAACACGTAAAAACCTTACATTGATATATACTATCATAAATTACTATATTGGAGTCTTTGCTATGAAACGAAAACTACTGTTAATCTTCTTCTGCTTTTTCATTACATTATCTTTTACCGCTTGCAATAGTTATAATATTAAAGTGAATGCATTTACAAACAACAACAATTCTTCTTGGACTATGAGGTATGGCTATTTTAGCGGAAAGGAAACAAAGAAATTAAAAATTAATGGTATGGAAACCGCTACTGTTGATGTTGATGTTACTTCAGCCAAAGGTGAACTTGATATTACAATTATTGATGATGATGGTAAAATTCATTACAAAGGAACTAATATTCCGACTTCTACCTTTTCGGTTCAGTTAGAAAAACCAAGTAATTATCGCATTCAAGTGAACGCAAAAAAGGCAGAAGGTAGCTTTTCTTTTAAATGGGATATCAAATAATGATTTTCGCCAACAAGTAACACAAAAAATCTGTGTAACTTGCTGGCTATTATTTTATAGTATCTATACATTTTTACATCGATAGTGTATAATATTACCAAAACATTAATTAGGGAGAATTGCTATATGACTAAAAAAATATGGTTCATTATTAGCCTATCTTTTTTATTGGTTGGTATGCTCCTACTCCATGTGTTTTTCTTTAAAACCGATTCGGTTTTACACAAAATGAATATCAGTAATGCAAAGGTCGAC
It encodes:
- a CDS encoding DUF3267 domain-containing protein; this encodes MKYVKQIPKTDFTLSNALQIVGWKRIKEPKNVLIATLISIPILLVNAFLTGGLFYILFPQVKELFRITSFSFTISILDIVVYCTASVVVLTVHEFFHAIWIPHFIQSDKTVWGITLLGGFVATTEKLSKARFIVISLFPFFALSILLPVILSLFNLYHPLFLFICILNAMGSCVDILNLILIAFQVPRKAAIINNGFETYYK
- a CDS encoding flavodoxin domain-containing protein; the encoded protein is MNTVVVYQSKTGFTKTYAEWIAKELNCDLKENVNLTVKDIINYDTIIYGGGLYAVSVCGIGLIKKNFETLKEKNLIVWATGCSPGHKEEMQQLWAHNFTQEQLSHIKTFYLRGGFNYQSLSKEYKILMGMLKMKLKATKNRTQDENDLLKAYEEPQDYRTISNIYPLIEHVKTLH